CAAGCCACAGGTTTGCTTCTTGTGACCTTTAAACCACAATTTTCCTTCCGTTAGAATTTAAGTCATTTCTATCTCGTTGTTGTATGTTCCTAGCTATAAAATTCTTAGCTCATTctattttttgtgtgtgtgctGGTAGGTTATTAGTGCTGTAAATTGTGCGAGGAGAGGGTGGGTGAATGATGACGCAGATTCTATAGCTTGTGAATCTTGTGGAGCTCATCTTTACTTTTCAGCCCCATCTTCTTGGTCTAAGCAACAAGGTatggttaaaattttatttttcgtaGAATCATCTCTATGTAACTGATACTCTGATAAACAGTTATATGGTGTGTCCTCACTAAAATTGGATATCTTCTCTTTGATATCTGACAGTGGAAAAAGCGGCATCAGTCTTCAGCTTAAAGTTAGAGAGTGGACACAAATTACTTTGTCCATGGATAGAGAATTCATGTGAAGAAACGCTTTCTGAGTTTCCGTTAATGGCACCGCAGGATTTAGTCGATAGACACGAAGAACGGTCAGAAGCTTTACTTCAACTTTTGGCCCTTCCTGTTATTTCACCATCAGCCATTGAGTACATGAGGAGCTCAGATCTGGAGGAATTTCTCAAACGACCTATTGCACCTGCATGTAGTGACACAGCAGCAGAAAGTTCTCAAACTGAATCCCTTACCAATCATGTTGGAGCGAGCCCGGCTCAACTTTTCTACCAGGTTTGACCTGCAACTAGAGATATGAATTATTCCTAACTAACGTAGATTTTGGTAGAATTGGATGATCCTTCTTTTATTGTTCCTCTATCTACAGACTTTAATTTGGTCCGTCCAAATTATTCGTCTTTATTCATTCGATGTTGTCCATATGATAAAATACTAGCGTACAGTTAACTAGTGATCACTTTAGTGACTATGGCATCTTTTCTGAGAGGTTTTTGGTATAATATTGAGTCATATCTGATTGTAATGCTGATGCATTGGTATTTCCAGGCACAAAAACTTATCAGTTTATGTGGCTGGGAACCGCGGGCACTTCCTTATATTGTGGACTGCAAAGATAAATTGAGTGAGACGGCTAGGGGTACAGAGACTATTGATTTACTGCCAGAAACTGCTACCCGCGAGCTTCTAAGCATCTCTGAATCAACCCCAATTCCAAATGGCATATCAGGGAATAATGAGAACCCAACACTTCCTGACACATTAAACTCTGATCCTAGTTCTGTTGTACTGGACTGCAAGCTCTGTGGGGCCTGTGTTGGTCTATGGGTTTTCTCAACTGTTCCGAGACCACTAGAATTGTGTAGAGTCACTGGTGATACCGAAATCAATATAGAGAAACATCCCAAGGGTGGTACCCTTCAACATCAACCTTCAAGCTTGAAGTTTACCATAGCAGGAGGACCCCCAGCAACAAAGCAAAACTTCAAAGCAACAATATCGCTGCCTATTATCGGGAGGAACCTGAGGTCAAGATTTGCTTCGTACTCTAGAGATCATGATCACGGGGATGTCAGTTCTATTCAGGATCAACAGAGTAGAACTGCAGAGAACAACGGTGATGTTACACAAAATAGCAATCAAGTGATGAATGATATAGGAGAGAAGGCTGATGGTGGAAGAAACTCAACTGATGTAGAGAGTGATATTGcactacaaaacaaagacaaacaaatgATGGTAGTAAGATCAAATCTTcctgaaaacaacaaaccTAGGGATTCAACTGCAGGTAAATTGCTAAGAGTATAAATGCAAATACAAATTTCTCTGATTTTTACAAGCACTAACTATGCTTAACATATCTTTCTTTgtgattataaagaaaaatcagcGACATCAAACAAACAGATGGAATTTGATCCAATCAAGCAACATAGGCATTTCTGTCCTTGGATCTGGTCAACGGGTAGAAGAGGCCCTGGATGGCGACAGACTCTGTCTGCATTACAACGGCATAAAGGATCTTGTCAGACTCCACCATCATCCTCTTCCCTCTTCAAGGTAAACATCCCACTACACTCTTTTTCATGCATCCTTACACTCGCTTTTAGTATTAGAATGGAATTAAAGCTAATTACAGATGGGTAGATATAACTCAACTGCGACTATTGTCATGTATTCTCGACAAGAAGATCATAGTAACTTCCTTTTGTAGCCAGTAATAGCAGGATCTATGACTAATagtatttaaactttttttggcTGAGAGTGCAACTTATGCCCTTGTCCCTGTTAAAATTATGCATGACGTTTCCTTGATTTGATATCTTTGGATACTCTCTGAGCATGAGATAAATGATCAAATCCTAACGAACAAGAACCACATACATTTATATGAGTTCTTATGTCATAAATGTCCAATTTCTGATGTCTTTGATGGTTCTTTACGTGATGTTGTCAGGTAGATGATCCGTTAACATCTGTTCGAAACCTATTTAAGTCGCCATCCCCGAAAAAACGAAAGCTGAACGGAGGATCTTCAAGCTGAGACACCAGACGATTTTGTCCCTGAAAAAAACTTGAACCCTCTTGGTCTACACTGTATCGAAATTTTGGAACTTGAAAAACTGTGATAATCATGTGTTATGCGTTATTTGTTGATCCCTCAGAAAAGTAATCTATGTTGTTGTTGACGTATTTGACATTGCTAGAGCTTAAAATCATTCACCTATTTGACATGGCTAGAGATTAAAATCATATGTTTACACATGAGTTTGTACCGAACTATATCAAAGTCTTTGAAACATTAACAATACTCGACTTTGCTTGGTGATCAGATCGGTCTcgtaaacaaaatttggtggCAGGAACACATTACATTGCCTAAAACAAATCCATCCATCTCATAATGTAGGATGATTGACGTTTATTCAATcactttcgtttttttttggcattatATATCTTTATGAATATTTGTTACTTGTATATTTGCAAAAAGATAATGTATAGTTTTTATTCTTCCAACTAGAAACTCAAGTGTGCGGATTTTTCCTGAATAcggatgaagaagacaagcaCAAGTAGATCTCATAGATACAACCAATTCCTCTCGTCATGTCCCACtatcttcattttatttccttaaaaatactttttattaaaaaaaaaaaatcgcaaTTGCATGAATACTTTactatttagtatttatataaaaataattatgtggACCATCTCCGGATTTGTTTATACCGAGGTTGTAACAATAATGATTAAGGGGTTTGGGGAGAATGGAGTAACTTCTTTATTAATGACGAACGGAAAGACAGTAATTAACAGAACGGAAAACCGTAAGTACAGAACGGAAAACCGAAAGTACAGGTCGGAAAACCGATATTAATGGTCGGAAAACCAGAAAATACAGAATGGAAAACCAGAAAGTAAGAGATAAAGAGCTAGACAGCAATTCTCTCTTAAATTCTCTGAGTGGTGATAGGTTCTGGATCTCTCTTCTTAGTAGTGTCTCCTCTTATTTATAGGCAAGGAGCTGATCTAGGGTTCTCTTAGTCTCTCTTgcgatttctctgttttgccCTTCTGAATTTATCGGGTTGGACCAAGCCGTGATGGGCCGAGCAGTCATTCTGATGGGCCGTTGTTCTGATGGCCGTTCTTCCTTGTTAGGAGCTTTCTTGACTTGTTCTATTTGTGTTTGGGCCGAATTGGGCATGGAGGGCAAAGCCCGTATCCCACAAGATTCATGGCTCAAGTCAAGTTTATGGATTGTGTTAACATATTCGTGGTTCTTAAAATTTTTCATGATTTAGGATTtggtaactttttttatagCTTATCAAGTTCATGAAGAGCGTGAATCTCACGTAAAATAACCTTAAACACGAAAATTACGACAAGAAGTGAGATTCGTACTTTATTACTACATTCTGTGTCAAATATATGTGGAAGTCATATGCTTCTGTCAGCTGATGACTCGGACTTTTGTAGGCCCTCTTTCGTGCGTTACCTTTTCGAGTTTACCAAGTCTTTCACTTGACACGTGTTCGGATCTTAGCGCGTTGTCATATTATTAGACTTTTAAAACTTCTGTATGTTTAGGTTTTGACcccttgattttgtttaaattctTTATATCTCCATGAAATCTTTGTTAATAATAGTTTACATCTTacattcgtttttttttcttttcctaaatTGACACATTCTAATTCGTGTTGAAAATTTGTGTCCTACCAAACATGGTAATTGCTCGCGCAAGTAGAAACTGTTCTCACACAGTGcttaattgttattaagattttttcttcatctaccGTACCAATTACACCtatctaataataaaaagtgtCAATTTATTAacgattttgattgttttctagATGACTAGATGTGATTGTAATGAATCATACTTTAATAGACGCGGGTTTAGCACCAACACGACCAATAATATTCATGTTCGGTTTTTCAAATTGCATTTAATGTATCTCTATCTACTGATTATGGTTTCCATTATTAATAGTGTAATACTAACATGAACTAAAAAAACTTGCAATTGCAATgacaatatttttcttaaaaaaccGTCATAATGACCTTTTCAAGTACTATTTCATAAAGCAAATTATTAATCAGAACAATGATTCCTAAGGTGATAGTAAGAAACCCATGTTCAAATATAAATGGTAAAAGACTAAAATCAAGTTATTGCCTAACAGTGTAAGATGCAATGCAATACATACATATTCACCACTTTATcctaataacaaaaaaacacgGTCCATGATTTCATACTCAACTTCACATTTGACccacttttaatttatttccaaCTACAAAGAAATTCCattttatactattatttaCAAATACAACACatattgagagagagagagagagtgagtcACAAGAATTACgacactaaacctaaacccaattctcgagaaaaagaaagagaaagagagaataaataaatggaaGATGTACGGAGGATTGTGGTGGTCGTAGAAGATAAACAAGCGGCGAGGACGGCGTTACAATGGGCACTTCACAACCTCCTCCGTCAAGGTGACGTCATAGTACTCCTCCACGTGTACTCTCCTCCACCGCGTAAGAAGAAATCCACGGCGGCGCGTCTCCTCCGCCGTCACGGATACAATCTTGCTCTCTCTTTCCGTGAAATCTGCGACTCTTTCTTCAACGTGAGTGGAAATGAATCTTGATCGGAAAGATTACTAGATTTTATTGATGGTTaggtttgtttttcctttgtgATCGTAATTTTGACAGACGAATACTGAGATCATTGtgagagaaggagatgatgatggaagAATGATTGCTCAAGTTGTCAAAGAGATTGGTGCTTCGATGCTTCTCGTTGGTCTCCATCAGAACAGCTTTCTTTACAGGTAGGAACTATTTTGATCGATACGGGGTCATTATTAAAGATTTTGAACCCTACATAGACGAATGAGTAATGTTTGTGACTTTGTGTGTCTTTGTGATGTGTAGATGGGCAATAAGTGGGATCGATGTAGCGAGAAATTTCAATTGCAAAGTGATGGCTATAAAGCAGCCTTCACCGGAACTTTCGCCTCCGGTGAAGGTTAAGGGACACAAGACCTCTAAGGCGACGGCGACAGCGACTTCAGATTGTTTAACTAATTTTGACTTTTCacaaattgaaatttctgGATTACAGTAAGATTCCTAACCTCTTTTGTTATCAAgtctatttttaattaaaactacGTGATTTGgtgaaatagttttttttttttagtttgatattTTGGATAGAAACATTTCATAGTgctgattaaaaaaaatgaaactttgaTTGAAACAGGGTTCCTGAGATTCCGACACCAACTAAAGTGCCATACAGATTATGTCCGAGTCCTCATGCCATACTATGGAGAACAAGGCCCCGGAGGAGATCCAAAGACCAATACGGTGTCGGTTCATAGTCTACGATATTTGCTTTTGAGACAAACCCACCAAAACTTTACcttcaaataaacaaattttactcGATACTAAAAAGAAAGTCATTCCAATCACATTATTCTTAAACAATGAACAGTTTTTCAAACCCTCGTCCAAAAATTTGGTTCGAGCGATCAAggtataaatgaaaacaatttttccaTGAGTGTCAAAATGCAAAATTCatcattagaaaatatataaagaatgatTGTTTATGTTAAATACTTGCTTTTCTCTCCTCCGTAAACTGTATCTGTTGTATTTTGTATGCTAATATTCTAAACACATTACCTTTTTATAGCAACAAGTTTTCTCTCCTGTATTCACGTACAATCACTGGTATACTCGTCGGAGGAATCTATTCACACATACACAAATCACAAATGTATCAGACACTAAATGGAAATTGCTCTGCATACCAAACTcataacataacaaaatgtGTGAGAGATACGTACCATTCCATAATCCGAAACAATCATAGATATATATTCTGAAGGAGTAGAATCATACCTggaacacacaaaaataagaacaaactTAAGAGAAATAAGAATAAAGCTTTGTGATGATTCTCAAAACCACTTATGAAGCGCTTTACATTAGATTCAGAAACTGaaggtttttgttgttgtccaTTGTCTTTGAATGCTTTGCATTGGTTCTAAATGATGGTATGTTGGCTACGGCGTCAGGATCGCCTGTAAATTTTTCACACAGGCAAAAAAACTCTGATTCAAGTAAATGAATAATcgacaagaagaagagcgaGTGAAACATTTACCAAGTTCGTTGGAGCAGATTGAATCAAGTAGGACTCTTTCATGGAACTTGTAAGCTTCACAACAAACAATTACAGGAACACTAAATGCGTTTGCAACCATTGCAATGCAGGATGTGCCAACTCTTGCGTAAAGAGTTCCATTCGAGTATATTGATGAAGCACCGAGAAAAACACGTGTAGCCTCACGCATGATGTAGGAAATGGCATTTATATGAGTGTAGGTACAGTCGAGGCCACGAGTCACAAGTCTACGGAGTAGCTTTTGCCCTTCAAGGTTAGGGCGTGAGTCTACAATCACTACGCGGAACTTTTTCCCAATCTCATGGGCGTATAGGAGAATCATTTCAACCACACAAGAGAATCCATATGTAAGAAGAACTTCTCCGTCTCTGATTTTTGTTACGGCGTGTTGCACGATTGCCTTATCTGCAATAATTGTCTTCTCGTCTATGAACCGGCCAATGTCAGAACAGAGGGAACTTTTTGCCTCTGATTCTGACAGGTTTACAGGTAGTTTTCTGATTTGGTTCTTCAGGAACCTGATTGCGTTTCCCATGCTCATGGAGAGGGGACGACATTCTATCAAGAATGAAACATAACCGTTTATCTTGGCTGTCAAGTCCATGGTCAGGTCTTTCATAGGAGGTGTACTGTAATCTTCTATAGCTTCTTGAAATGCTTGGAGCATGGCAATACATCGTGCATTGTCCCCAGATATATCTCCAGCCAAATGTTGCAAACCCACCtaagattaacaaaaacatgtatataCGTCACTTGAGGATCTATGGCACAGAGATAAACCACAGGGTTTCAAACCCTTAAGGATTCCAGTTCAAAAGTGTAACGAACATTTCACAGTCACATATAAACAAGTAGGTGTACCTTATAGACTGCATGGTGTATGGAATCGAGTGTGAAAAAATTGGAGCTTAAATTGGGAAGCTGATTGCTGCGTTCGTATTgaggaagatggagaaatAATTCAACTTTGTTCTTGCTCTCGGTCTGTTCAACCACAGCTCGCCTCTTAGCTTTATCCACTCGGCTTTTATCATCATACTGCATTTGTGTCTGAGGGACATCcatcctcttctctttttctacTGCTACAGCTGTTTtttcagaaacagaggacGTGACGGGaagtctttctttctttggttggGGCTTTATGGCAGCCTTGCCAGGATTAGCTCTACCAGACTCATCTGCACGCCTGCTTCCTTCGCCTAAAAATTAGCAAGAGGGAAGCACTTAGATGATTTTACGTTCCACTTTAATGAATAtggaaaacaaagcaaaaataatgaacaaaacaagaacctTTTGCAGCAGCTTTTGCTGCCCGTTGTGCCTCTTGGATGGCACGTCTTTCTGCTTTAGTGGTTTTATCTTTCAATGCTTTTGGTTCCTTTTCCTTCTGGGGTTTTGTGGTCGCAGACTCACTCTTTCCTGCAGGATTTATTCTTCCTGTAAGTAACGAAATGCAAAACTAGAAGGAAACATCTGTGCATGGCAATAATTGAATGACTCAAACCCATAGCAATTCATAAGGTCAAAGTTGATACTAAACACAAAGTAGctatttaaattctaattctAAAGGATAGTCCACTTTGAAAGGGAGCTTAATAACCCCTCCAGAGAAGCCCAAAGCCTCTGATCAAGGAGGGTACTTCAGGAGTCTAACAACCAATCTCCGGCAATGCAGTGAAGGCAATTTCGTTGTTAGAGAAGACCAAGGCAGGCAATCCAGTTTAAAACAGAGATAGATGACCAATTCCCAGCCTCGACGATGATGGCAACAACAGTTTAGGAGGATTTTGTAGGCAGTCCAGTACGGAAGCAAAACTTGATGATGCATTTCGTTCAATGTTGAAGACTTGCCTAAAAACTAACTTTGAGAAAAAGGTATAGCTTGTGACGAAGCAAAGAACAGAGTTATGCTTTGAAGATAACGATGTCCTGTTGTCGGTCTGTCTGCGAATTGTCCTTTTGTAGAAATGAGTTAACATGAAGAATACGAAGGTTGATGTACTATGAAACTAAGAAACATAATGCTCAGAGAGATTGAAGTGTCAATGATGACACGTTGTTGGGTGGGAAGCTCTAGTCAATTTCATCCTTCACATTTAAACACCTCTGAAACAGTAACTGGCTAACTGCTCCTACCCATTATAGAGATGCAGCTTCCTTGACGTGCTTGATTTGGGAGTATGTTGTACCACCTCCGCAAACGTATGCATTTCACACAGACCACAGGTCCACAACAGCTGACTGCTTTATCTTCAAAACACGCCTCTTTGTTTCAAAGTCAAGAGTCGAACTATCAACATTGGCAGAAATTGCTCACCAGACTTCTAAACCAAACTCAACTTTAAACATTCTCCAAATACCGCTATAAGGTCTCCCTAAAACTCTCCATGAGATCAAGTAACAGAGTATTCCAAAGAAGATATTAATATCCGGGCCTACCCAGTCCCTACGGCACTACAGGCTGCCTCATCCGATGTTACTTGGGGATCACAATTCACCACAAAGGTCTCTTTTGGATAATACAAAACTCAACCATACAAAGAGCTTATTCAAGAGACACTTAAATAGATTGATAGATTCGTATACATACCAGAAACTTCGGCGATCTTCTTTTTCCCTTGAGAAGCAGACGTGGTCgcaattttggtttcagattCCTGAGGAGCTCTAACAGCTAGAGTCAAATCAAAGCCTCCATTAGGTAAGCTTGCTGATAATTTCGTCGAATCACTCCGTTGGAACCCAAACAGAGAAGCCGAATCCTCAGAAAGCCCTCCGTTACTCGAGGGTGATGATGTCCCGAGAAGCGAATCCGGAGGATTGTAACTACCAACGTGAAGAAGAGTCCGTTCAGGAGTTAAGTATCGGCGGAAAGCGGCAGGTCCAGGGACGGGCACaggagcagcagcagcagcagcaacgcGAGAGGTTAAATTGTCGGAATGGTGACGCGACGGTGGAATTAAGACCGGAGAAATTAAGTTACCGGAAGGTGAATcggagagaggagaagaagaggtggTTGCATCTACTGGACCGGATTGGCTTCGATTTGGTCGTTGTAATGATGATTCTGGAGGCGGCTCGATTGATGTGAAGAAACCTACTCGACGGACTTTAGGAACCGCAAGAGCTCCGCGACGAGTATCCATTGAGCGggacgacgacgacgatgatgatgatgatcttttagggttttattagGAGAGATTCAAAGGATTGACCAAAACGGTGGGGAGATTTGCTAAATGGCCTAAACCTTGTTTTCAAGTAATCATTATTATGagataaaataagatttttataACGTGACAAAAAGTATTTAACCCAAAGAAATGCAAATCGATCATTTAAGTTTTATGTAAactttattataaaaaaaataagaatattaatGTCtgaacaaattttctttagtACTATTAAAAgcgattttgaaaaaaaaaaaaaaaaggtttcatAAAACGcaagaaaaacacaacatactcaaacacacacacatctaAATGCCAATTCAAATACACAAAATACACTTGTCAcaacaatattttcaaaaacaaaatagggaaCAGAAGGTCGTAAAAGTACAAAACACAAGACAAACTAAGCACGCTCAAACGTAattcatacataaaaaaaaaaataacacacacacaaacacacatcTAAACGCAAATTCAAAGACACAATTCACACTACAATACATCAGCACAATCACAAAAAGGATCACTTCACAATCATTTACATATCATGCCAAGAATTTACTTTCGAACTCGttgttttctattaattttgaaGCACCTATATTTATCTACTCATTTTGCAATAATCAGCTGTTTTGAATTCTAATTCCAGTATATGTAACATACTAACATCGACtgtttcaactttttgttattCATTATGTTCAACTACTGGCAAAGACAAATTCAAGCAGACAACATATTATGCAAGGTACATGTGGTTTATAAAACGTTATTTTAATCTGAGACGTGGATTTTTGTTAACTTTACaaccattttttttagaaaaaggCAATTACTTGAGTTAAAACAGGATGAAACAGAGTCTCTCTATCAATTATAAATTCCTGCAAAACTCAGTCTTGGATGAATTACTCGGTCAAATGATAAGTGATAAATTTATTCACACAAAACTATAGTCTATGTAGAAAACTTCAATTTGCTTGTAAGACACGAAATATATGATGACT
This sequence is a window from Arabidopsis thaliana chromosome 1 sequence. Protein-coding genes within it:
- a CDS encoding C3HC zinc finger-like protein (C3HC zinc finger-like; FUNCTIONS IN: zinc ion binding; INVOLVED IN: biological_process unknown; LOCATED IN: nucleus, chloroplast; EXPRESSED IN: 24 plant structures; EXPRESSED DURING: 14 growth stages; CONTAINS InterPro DOMAIN/s: Zinc finger, C3HC-like (InterPro:IPR012935); BEST Arabidopsis thaliana protein match is: IAP-like protein 1 (TAIR:AT1G17210.1); Has 249 Blast hits to 238 proteins in 100 species: Archae - 0; Bacteria - 0; Metazoa - 75; Fungi - 80; Plants - 75; Viruses - 0; Other Eukaryotes - 19 (source: NCBI BLink).); this encodes MAQDSEKRFHQIMDKLFTPSKSQLPSSSTSSSVEQQSRGKKRQNPSSALALVEPKIVLATIDRSSALKVPAGTSPSGLCRPWDRGDLMRRLATFKSMTWFAKPQVISAVNCARRGWVNDDADSIACESCGAHLYFSAPSSWSKQQVEKAASVFSLKLESGHKLLCPWIENSCEETLSEFPLMAPQDLVDRHEERSEALLQLLALPVISPSAIEYMRSSDLEEFLKRPIAPACSDTAAESSQTESLTNHVGASPAQLFYQAQKLISLCGWEPRALPYIVDCKDKLSETARGTETIDLLPETATRELLSISESTPIPNGISGNNENPTLPDTLNSDPSSVVLDCKLCGACVGLWVFSTVPRPLELCRVTGDTEINIEKHPKGGTLQHQPSSLKFTIAGGPPATKQNFKATISLPIIGRNLRSRFASYSRDHDHGDVSSIQDQQSRTAENNGDVTQNSNQVMNDIGEKADGGRNSTDVESDIALQNKDKQMMVVRSNLPENNKPRDSTAEKSATSNKQMEFDPIKQHRHFCPWIWSTGRRGPGWRQTLSALQRHKGSCQTPPSSSSLFKVDDPLTSVRNLFKSPSPKKRKLNGGSSS
- a CDS encoding uncharacterized protein (unknown protein; BEST Arabidopsis thaliana protein match is: unknown protein (TAIR:AT5G35066.1); Has 30201 Blast hits to 17322 proteins in 780 species: Archae - 12; Bacteria - 1396; Metazoa - 17338; Fungi - 3422; Plants - 5037; Viruses - 0; Other Eukaryotes - 2996 (source: NCBI BLink).), whose translation is MKNFKNHEYVNTIHKLDLSHESCGIRALPSMPNSAQTQIEQVKKAPNKEERPSEQRPIRMTARPITAWSNPINSEGQNREIARETKRTLDQLLAYK
- a CDS encoding Adenine nucleotide alpha hydrolases-like superfamily protein (Adenine nucleotide alpha hydrolases-like superfamily protein; FUNCTIONS IN: molecular_function unknown; INVOLVED IN: response to stress; LOCATED IN: cellular_component unknown; EXPRESSED IN: 22 plant structures; EXPRESSED DURING: 13 growth stages; CONTAINS InterPro DOMAIN/s: UspA (InterPro:IPR006016), Rossmann-like alpha/beta/alpha sandwich fold (InterPro:IPR014729); BEST Arabidopsis thaliana protein match is: Adenine nucleotide alpha hydrolases-like superfamily protein (TAIR:AT2G03720.1); Has 185 Blast hits to 185 proteins in 20 species: Archae - 0; Bacteria - 0; Metazoa - 0; Fungi - 0; Plants - 185; Viruses - 0; Other Eukaryotes - 0 (source: NCBI BLink).) produces the protein MEDVRRIVVVVEDKQAARTALQWALHNLLRQGDVIVLLHVYSPPPRKKKSTAARLLRRHGYNLALSFREICDSFFNTNTEIIVREGDDDGRMIAQVVKEIGASMLLVGLHQNSFLYRWAISGIDVARNFNCKVMAIKQPSPELSPPVKVKGHKTSKATATATSDCLTNFDFSQIEISGLQVPEIPTPTKVPYRLCPSPHAILWRTRPRRRSKDQYGVGS
- a CDS encoding NagB/RpiA/CoA transferase-like superfamily protein (NagB/RpiA/CoA transferase-like superfamily protein; FUNCTIONS IN: GTP binding, translation initiation factor activity; INVOLVED IN: translational initiation, cellular metabolic process; LOCATED IN: eukaryotic translation initiation factor 2B complex; EXPRESSED IN: 23 plant structures; EXPRESSED DURING: 13 growth stages; CONTAINS InterPro DOMAIN/s: Initiation factor 2B related (InterPro:IPR000649); BEST Arabidopsis thaliana protein match is: NagB/RpiA/CoA transferase-like superfamily protein (TAIR:AT5G38640.1); Has 6025 Blast hits to 4716 proteins in 1003 species: Archae - 328; Bacteria - 1823; Metazoa - 882; Fungi - 644; Plants - 274; Viruses - 5; Other Eukaryotes - 2069 (source: NCBI BLink).), producing the protein MDTRRGALAVPKVRRVGFFTSIEPPPESSLQRPNRSQSGPVDATTSSSPLSDSPSGNLISPVLIPPSRHHSDNLTSRVAAAAAAPVPVPGPAAFRRYLTPERTLLHVGSYNPPDSLLGTSSPSSNGGLSEDSASLFGFQRSDSTKLSASLPNGGFDLTLAVRAPQESETKIATTSASQGKKKIAEVSGKSESATTKPQKEKEPKALKDKTTKAERRAIQEAQRAAKAAAKGEGSRRADESGRANPGKAAIKPQPKKERLPVTSSVSEKTAVAVEKEKRMDVPQTQMQYDDKSRVDKAKRRAVVEQTESKNKVELFLHLPQYERSNQLPNLSSNFFTLDSIHHAVYKVGLQHLAGDISGDNARCIAMLQAFQEAIEDYSTPPMKDLTMDLTAKINGYVSFLIECRPLSMSMGNAIRFLKNQIRKLPVNLSESEAKSSLCSDIGRFIDEKTIIADKAIVQHAVTKIRDGEVLLTYGFSCVVEMILLYAHEIGKKFRVVIVDSRPNLEGQKLLRRLVTRGLDCTYTHINAISYIMREATRVFLGASSIYSNGTLYARVGTSCIAMVANAFSVPVIVCCEAYKFHERVLLDSICSNELGDPDAVANIPSFRTNAKHSKTMDNNKNLQFLNLMYDSTPSEYISMIVSDYGMIPPTSIPVIVREYRRENLLL
- a CDS encoding NagB/RpiA/CoA transferase-like superfamily protein translates to MDTRRGALAVPKVRRVGFFTSIEPPPESSLQRPNRSQSGPVDATTSSSPLSDSPSGNLISPVLIPPSRHHSDNLTSRVAAAAAAPVPVPGPAAFRRYLTPERTLLHVGSYNPPDSLLGTSSPSSNGGLSEDSASLFGFQRSDSTKLSASLPNGGFDLTLAVRAPQESETKIATTSASQGKKKIAEVSGKSESATTKPQKEKEPKALKDKTTKAERRAIQEAQRAAKAAAKGEGSRRADESGRANPGKAAIKPQPKKERLPVTSSVSEKTAVAVEKEKRMDVPQTQMQYDDKSRVDKAKRRAVVEQTESKNKVELFLHLPQYERSNQLPNLSSNFFTLDSIHHAVYKVGLQHLAGDISGDNARCIAMLQAFQEAIEDYSTPPMKDLTMDLTAKINGYVSFLIECRPLSMSMGNAIRFLKNQIRKLPVNLSESEAKSSLCSDIGRFIDEKTIIADKAIVQHAVTKIRDGEVLLTYGFSCVVEMILLYAHEIGKKFRVVIVDSRPNLEGQKLLRRLVTRGLDCTYTHINAISYIMREATRVFLGASSIYSNGTLYARVGTSCIAMVANAFSVPVIVCCEAYKFHERVLLDSICSNELGKCFTRSSSCRLFIYLNQSFFACVKNLQAILTP